In Arvicanthis niloticus isolate mArvNil1 chromosome 11, mArvNil1.pat.X, whole genome shotgun sequence, the genomic window aaaccaaactataaGGGCTATATTTTAAGTTGACTGTAATTTATATACTATCCTGTAAGATTTACTTCTTGGATTAGAAGCTGCTTGGTACAAAATGCTAACAGACACTAATAGACTAAATTGTGCCTTAATGTTAAtacagtgatttttctttttaaatatcagaTTTCAGGCAAACAATGAGCAAGACGTTTCCCTTCATTTTGGAAGGTATGTTTTTCAAGTAAAAATTCAAGTGCAAAATAACCTATAAATTCTGTGGTACTTTTACAACTTTAGAGCAAGTGacattattttgttattggtttCCAACACTAGTTGCCTCCTGGGACCACATAGTAAGGACTCACACCTGATTACTTCGATGAGGACAGTTGGCTCTTGTTTTAATCCCGATTACCTTTTTTATTGATCAACCTTCAGGTATACAAACATTGGGCAAAAGTTCTATCATTGAGTTATATATCCCACCCCGCAAGCTGGAGTTTTAATTCTTTCAGTGTTAAGAATATAGATTCCAGAGTGTGACCTAAGGTGGGGATGGCCCAAATCACAGTTACTGTATAAAAGACTGTTCTCCTCAGATGGACTAGGTTCAGATGCTGCTTTCTCTGGGAAGAGCCAATGCCTTCCTCCACAGTTAAGAgctgaccacagggacatcatgtACTTAGCCTGAGCACGGCACCCGGCACGACGAGTGGCTCATGGCAGTGGTTAGGAGAGTGGTCACAGCTCGAGCATGGACAGCCCCGCTGTCCCTTTCATTGTTATGTAGCAACATGGAAGAACTTTTTCACTCTAAGTTTAACTTTTGTGTAATTTCATACGTGACGGCACTGTGTTTCCACAGTTTATTACAAATCCATGGAACAGTCTGGCATGTATGGCGTTAGAGAGAACGATCAGCAGAAGTGGTTGGAAAGCAAAAGTTAAGGGTAAGTACAATCCTAATTTATTATCACTCTGAAGCCGTCAGTTCCTTTGCCTTTTGGGTTTCTGTGTGcctttcatcttcttcctgaacttcttcttcttcctgatgATACTTTTCACATCTCTGTTGTGCAGCCAGTCATCGCGCTCAGCTTCCCACTTGAGCTGTTTGAAACCtttgaggggagaagacagatgagTCTGTGGCCCCGACAGAAGCTCCCTGACTGTAACTGCATTCAGGCCACAAGGCCTGCAGTTTTCCAGCCACTATGCATTCCCAATGTTTGttgttcccctccctctactgtCTTGATGAAGATTTTGCAAATGAAAATATAGAAGGATTTATActggaaagatttttcttttctattttatgaaagaCTAGAAACTAGTGATTATAACATTAGGAATGATTACAAAGTTTTCATGCATGTAAGAGTACACCTTTAGCCAAGTCTAAATAAAATAGACTGACTCTTGAAGAAAAACCATGTTTGGGTCTGTAGTTTGTGTGTGTCGTTTACATGCCTTACTATGTGACAGACAAGCTTTCTGCCACTTAAGGACATCTTCAGGGAAGTCCCATTTAAAAACTTGGATGACACAGGTGACCTGGTagtgcacacttgtaattctactgcttgggggaggagggtcaagagctcaaggccagcctgggctacctgagaacCTGCCTTagaaccaacccaacccaacaacATCGGCTTACTTACTTGCATTATCTTTGTTAGCCATGGCGTTCATGCCAATAGTATCAAACTTGGAGCCCATATTTTCATCCAACAGATGGCCAAACTTaaataaagaaagacaggaagagtggAGG contains:
- the Cebpzos gene encoding protein CEBPZOS translates to MARTMEPLARKIFKGVVAAEIVGVFGAYFLFKKMNSSQDFRQTMSKTFPFILEVYYKSMEQSGMYGVRENDQQKWLESKS